From the genome of Solanum lycopersicum chromosome 12, SLM_r2.1:
AGTTGCACCTGTTCTGTTCACCCTAGTGAATTTTGTACAAACATATTCACATTTTGTTCCTCTCAATGCATATAAGGTTGCATTGTTGTTTAAGAGACAAAAGATAACAATGGAGAACCAACATCCATTGCTACCTAGTATACTTCACTCAACAGTTAAGTTATCAGACATGTCATCAGGCGAAATCGAAGAGTTCTTGGGGCACAAAAATGTGTCTTTCAAGGTGTATCTGAAGTTGTTTGCTTGGGAATCAAGGCTACTTTGGCTTCTTTCTGGAGCTGTTATTACAGTCTTGATTTTTAACTATATGCTTGGCTTTGTCACACTTGTGTTTGTTGGACATTTAGGTTCATTGGAGTTAGCTGGTGCTTCCATTGCTAGTGTTGGAATTCAAGGCCTTGCTTATGGTGTTATGGTatgaatttaagttatatatactaACAGTGTAacggttttttttttttttttaagtgttgGAATTCATATAAGTATCGATGATGCACTCGTTATTTCAAATCTTTTCTTGACAACAGTTGGGGATGGCAAGTGCTGTTGAGACAGTTTGTGGCCAAGCATATGGAGCAAAAAGATATGAAGTTATGGGAGTGATATGCCAAAGAGCAATTTTACTTAACCTTGGAGCAGCTTTTATCCTCTCATTTCCTTACTGGTTTTCAGGGCCATTGCTTAAAGCAATAGGACAATCAGAGACCATATCTGAGCAAGGGGAAATATTCGCGCGCGGATTGATCCTTCAGCTATATGGATTAGCTATAAGTTGTCCAATGCAGAGGTTTCTGCAGGCTCAGAACATTGTTAACCCGTTGGCTTATATCGCGGTTTCTGTGTTCATTGTGCATGTTGTGATCACTTGGCTTGTGGTTGATGTCTTGGAATATGGTTTATTCGGAGCTGCGATGGCACAGAGCTTCTCGTGGTGGCTGTTGGTCATCGCGCAAGGTGTTTACGTCGTTTTTAGTCCCCTGTGCAAAGAAACTTGGACTGGTTTCTCTATGAATGCTTTCAATAGCATTTGGCCTTACTTCAAGCTAACTGTTGCCTCAGCTGTCATGTTATGGTAAATGGTTCACATCTTACAAACTCTCTTGGCCCGGCCCATTTTCCCTAACCAGCCCGTCCCACCTTATGCATTAACCAATGTCCAAAAGAGGCCCAAACAGGATCCAGCCCGGGACTACTTAGTGATCCATGAAAGCCCAGCCCGGTCACCCGCCACTATCAACAACTATACACTTGCATTTGCCAGAACCCCCTTCCCTCTAAACTAAACCTAACAAGGGTCAGGGTCGACCCACAATCCGGCCCATTTAACCATTTTCGACATACCTGGCCCCACAAACCTCATGCATTAACCTATTTAATCCCTCTATACAAAGGACTGGCCATTTTTGCATATGTGATCTGTTAACTAGACCAGGCCCGAGACCATCTAGTGTCACATAGCCCGTCCCGGTACCAAACAGCAGCCTGGCCCGTCTagttaaaaactaaaaaaatactatcaagtaataatttttgatttttttctttgttgtgAAATGTAGCTTGGAGATATGGTACTTCCAAGGCCTAGTGCTTGTATCAGGGCTACTTCCCTATGCTACAATCTCACTTGACTCCATCTCTGTTTGGTAAtgtaaacaaacataaaaaaaacaaaacaaaaaaaaaactccttTCTTTCTCTGTTACCATAGATGCTCACAACTTTTAGTGACAATAACAGCATGAATTACTGGAACTGGGATATGCAATTTATGTTGGGACTAGCAGCAGCAGCCAGGTATAATATACATCACACATCCTACATTCTTGATAACCGATCGGAGTATGtataatacatatgtatatcGGTTTAGGAAAAAGTAAACAGTAAATCCTACTAGCTATTCGTGTAAACATTACATAACATATTGATTGTGGTgtctatcagaaacaacctctTTACCAGTCTACCTGCATACATCCTACCCTTCTTAGACCTCCTCATTGTTGTTAACGTATTGATTAATTTCACGTACCTGCAGTGTTCGAGTTAGTAATGAGCTTGGAGCAGGACATCCGAGGGTAGCTAAAATGTCGATAATTGTAGTGAACATGACGAGCATCATGTTCAGTACAATTATCTGCATTATTGTGCTGATATTCAGAGTTGGATTAAGTAAACTCTTTACAAGTGACTCTGAAGTCATTGAAGCTGTTTCTCATTTGACTCCATTACTTGCCATTTCTGTTTGGTTGAATGGCATTCAGCCTATTCTCTCTGGTAAACAAGTCCCTAACATGTTGGCTTTTCGTACAACTGTTACGTTACAGAGTTTTAAGTTCTATGCACTGACACCGAAAAGAAAATACTACTTAAATGACAGTTACATAACAACGCCGTTTGGTTCAACTTAGCCATTATACTGCAATATTGTTATAAAAGATGATTGTGATATAAAAGTTTGTCTGTATACTACACAAAATATTTACAGAATCGTTTATCGAAATTCTTAAGTTTTTCTTGAACCTAATTTCTTGCAATGTTTAGGTGTGGCTGTTGGAAGTGGATGGCAAGCTGTGGTGGCATATGTCAATCTAGCTACTTACTATTGTATTGGTCTACCAATTGGATGTATTCTTGGCTTCAAAACAAGTTTGCAAGCAgcagtatgtttttttttctatcctCTTTTAACATAATCGGATATCTAGAAGCACAAGTTGATCTGAACACCATAATTatcaaaaacacaaaaagaaaactACGACTCAATTTCAAACAAGTCGGAGGCCAACATgcatagaaaatgagtttttttttgacAGGGAATATGGTGGGGGATGATTGTTGGAGTTGTCCTACAAACAGTCAGCTTGTTTATTTTAACAGCCAGAACAAACTGGAATACTGAGGTAATTCAGTAGTAAAAAACATTTATAGATATTTAGTGATTCTCTTCACATATATACTCAGGATCTGAACAAGCTACTGAGTTTCTGTAAGTCCATATGTTAGTACTCTAGATTCGCCTCTACTTGTAACATACTTACAACTCTCAACTTGAATATTGTAGGTCGCGAAAGCAGCTGATCGTTTGAAGGAAGCTGGAAATAGAGAAGATGAAGATCCTGTAGACAGGCCTTGAAGAGAGTAACGAAATAATACTATAATCGAAGTTCAAGAAACAACAGATAATTACAGAAATCGAACAACAAGAAACTACTAGTATGAAAGGATAAGTGAGATAACTCTTGACTACCTTCTAACCATAATCCTTGTACTTCCCCAGATACCTATCTAtgaaaatttcttcaaaaaggCAAAAGAATAGCAAGTATTTGGTAGTTAAAAGGACACTAGAAGATCAACAAAGCATACAGCTATATGTTTGTGTTGAGAAATGATTCAGTAATGCATCtgccaaaataaaaagaaaacgaATACTCATGATTACGCGAAAATAAGGTGATCTATGagataatttttcttaaacaCAACAATTCGCGGAGGTATTATGAACCAGTATCACCACATGCTGCAATTCACAGCTTTGtattttacaagaaaaatgCCCTCCACTGCTAAATTTACCTGGAAATGCTAAATCTTCGACCAGGAATGGCTATCCACCCAGTTTTAGCTGCTGCTGAAAACACATTTAGAAACCTTGTGGTTTCAACG
Proteins encoded in this window:
- the LOC101260207 gene encoding protein DETOXIFICATION 41, giving the protein MENQHPLLPSILHSTVKLSDMSSGEIEEFLGHKNVSFKVYLKLFAWESRLLWLLSGAVITVLIFNYMLGFVTLVFVGHLGSLELAGASIASVGIQGLAYGVMLGMASAVETVCGQAYGAKRYEVMGVICQRAILLNLGAAFILSFPYWFSGPLLKAIGQSETISEQGEIFARGLILQLYGLAISCPMQRFLQAQNIVNPLAYIAVSVFIVHVVITWLVVDVLEYGLFGAAMAQSFSWWLLVIAQGVYVVFSPLCKETWTGFSMNAFNSIWPYFKLTVASAVMLCLEIWYFQGLVLVSGLLPYATISLDSISVCMNYWNWDMQFMLGLAAAASVRVSNELGAGHPRVAKMSIIVVNMTSIMFSTIICIIVLIFRVGLSKLFTSDSEVIEAVSHLTPLLAISVWLNGIQPILSGVAVGSGWQAVVAYVNLATYYCIGLPIGCILGFKTSLQAAGIWWGMIVGVVLQTVSLFILTARTNWNTEVAKAADRLKEAGNREDEDPVDRP